One segment of Streptomyces sp. YIM 121038 DNA contains the following:
- a CDS encoding peptidoglycan recognition family protein, with the protein MRGSAHRFESAARRRTVRTAGALASAALLVPLIGAAPAPSAAAPAGPDSLQRAFAAAAAEYDVPQSVLLGVSYLQSRWDAHDGAPSVTGGYGPMHLTDARTALASAPHHSEGDEDPRGDASRPALKPRQVPDEAQLPARLKTLKRAARLSGIPERELREDTAANVRGGAALLAAAQQRLDRPFSDDPADWYGAVAAFSGADEQAGAASYANEVFAVIRDGERRTTDAGQRVRLAPRPGLRPDAAQVERMGLRKAPAAETDCPRSLACEWIPAPYEEFGDNDYGNHDKAERPGSQGIKYIVVHDTEGRWEGVLKLVQDPTYVSWHYTLRSSDGHVAQHVRTKDVAWHAGNWYVNSKSVGLEHEGFLTAPDTWYTEAMYRSSARLVKYLAKRYDIPLDRQHVLGHDTVPGTTAATIRGMHTDPGPYWDWQHYFQLLGKPLHRTAGPKGGLVTVAPEFSRNQPEFTGCVKPGEKCLPHGSSAVRVHTEPRDDAPLVKDIGLRPGGEPSTIDVNDMGSRLSTGQRYAVADRQGDWTAVWYLGQKAWFKNPRKQPTAVDARGWTVTPKDGASEVPVYGRAYPEKEAYPPEVPVQSVSPLPYKLLAGQKYAIGDKVPGEYFYAPTFDLKPHRVVRGKDVYYEIQFGHRVAFVRAADVTVVPSGT; encoded by the coding sequence TTGCGAGGATCCGCCCACCGCTTTGAATCCGCCGCGCGCAGACGCACCGTGAGGACGGCGGGCGCCCTGGCGTCGGCCGCCCTGCTGGTGCCGCTCATCGGCGCCGCCCCGGCACCGTCCGCGGCCGCGCCCGCGGGACCCGACTCCCTCCAGCGCGCGTTCGCTGCGGCCGCCGCCGAGTACGACGTGCCGCAGAGCGTGCTGCTCGGCGTGTCCTACCTCCAGTCCCGCTGGGACGCACACGACGGCGCCCCGAGCGTGACCGGCGGCTACGGCCCGATGCACCTCACCGACGCGCGCACCGCGCTGGCCTCGGCCCCGCACCACAGCGAGGGCGACGAGGACCCGCGCGGCGACGCGTCCCGCCCGGCGCTGAAGCCGCGCCAGGTGCCCGACGAAGCCCAACTGCCCGCCCGGCTCAAGACGTTGAAGCGCGCCGCGCGGCTCAGCGGCATTCCCGAGCGCGAGCTGCGCGAGGACACCGCGGCGAACGTCCGCGGCGGTGCCGCCCTCCTCGCCGCCGCGCAGCAGCGGCTCGACAGGCCGTTCAGCGACGACCCGGCCGACTGGTACGGGGCGGTCGCCGCGTTCTCCGGCGCGGACGAGCAGGCGGGCGCCGCCTCGTACGCCAATGAGGTGTTCGCGGTGATCCGCGACGGCGAGCGGCGCACGACCGACGCCGGACAGCGGGTGCGGCTCGCCCCGCGGCCCGGCCTGCGGCCCGACGCGGCGCAGGTCGAGCGCATGGGCCTGCGCAAGGCACCGGCGGCGGAGACGGACTGCCCCAGGTCCCTCGCCTGCGAGTGGATCCCGGCCCCGTACGAGGAGTTCGGCGACAACGACTACGGCAACCACGACAAGGCCGAACGGCCCGGCTCCCAAGGCATCAAGTACATCGTGGTGCACGACACGGAGGGCAGGTGGGAGGGCGTCCTGAAGCTCGTCCAGGACCCGACGTACGTGTCCTGGCACTACACGCTCCGCTCGTCCGACGGCCATGTCGCCCAGCACGTGCGCACCAAGGACGTCGCCTGGCACGCGGGCAACTGGTACGTGAACTCCAAGTCCGTCGGCCTGGAGCACGAGGGCTTCCTCACGGCACCCGACACCTGGTACACGGAGGCGATGTACCGCTCGTCGGCGCGCCTGGTGAAGTACCTCGCCAAGCGGTACGACATCCCGCTGGACCGGCAGCACGTCCTCGGCCACGACACCGTCCCGGGCACCACGGCGGCCACCATCCGGGGCATGCACACCGACCCGGGCCCGTACTGGGACTGGCAGCACTACTTCCAGCTCCTCGGCAAGCCGCTGCACCGCACGGCGGGCCCGAAGGGCGGTCTGGTGACGGTGGCGCCCGAGTTCAGCAGGAACCAGCCGGAGTTCACCGGCTGCGTCAAGCCCGGCGAGAAGTGCCTGCCGCACGGCTCCAGCGCGGTGCGCGTGCACACCGAGCCCCGTGACGACGCGCCGCTCGTCAAGGACATCGGACTCCGTCCGGGCGGCGAGCCGTCCACGATCGACGTGAACGACATGGGCTCGCGCCTGTCCACCGGCCAGCGGTACGCGGTCGCGGACCGCCAGGGCGACTGGACGGCCGTGTGGTACCTCGGCCAGAAGGCGTGGTTCAAGAACCCGAGGAAGCAGCCGACGGCCGTCGACGCGCGCGGCTGGACGGTGACGCCGAAGGACGGCGCGAGCGAGGTCCCGGTGTACGGCCGCGCCTACCCGGAGAAGGAGGCGTATCCGCCGGAGGTCCCGGTGCAGTCGGTCTCCCCGCTGCCGTACAAGCTGCTCGCGGGCCAGAAGTACGCCATCGGCGACAAGGTGCCCGGTGAGTACTTCTACGCGCCGACGTTCGATCTGAAGCCGCACCGCGTGGTGCGCGGCAAGGACGTCTACTACGAGATCCAGTTCGGCCACCGGGTGGCGTTCGTGCGCGCCGCCGACGTCACGGTGGTGCCGTCCGGCACCTAG